DNA sequence from the Oncorhynchus clarkii lewisi isolate Uvic-CL-2024 chromosome 24, UVic_Ocla_1.0, whole genome shotgun sequence genome:
gccagtggcgaatttgccaatcttggtgttctctggcaaatgccaaacatcctgcacggtgttgggctgtaagcacaacccctacctctggacgtcgggccctcataccaccctcatagagtctgtttctgaccgtttgagcagacacatgcacatttgtggcctgctggaggtcattttgcagggctctggcagtgctcctcctgctcctccttgcacaaaggcggaggtagcggtcctgctgctgggttgttgccctcctacggcctcctccacgtctcctgatgtactgtcctgtctcctggtagcgcctccatgctctggacactacgctgacagacacagcaaaccttcttgccacagctcgcattgatgtgccatcctggatgagctgcactacctgagccacttgtgtgggttgtagactccgtctcatgctaccactagagtgaaagcaccaccagcattcaaaagtgaccaaaacatcagccaggaagcataggaactgagaagtggtctgtggtcaccacctgcagaaccactcctttattgggggtgtcttgctaattgcctataatttccacctgttgtctattccatttgcacaacagcatgtgaaatgtattgtcaatcagtgttgcttcctaagtggacagtttgatttcacagaagtgtgattgacttggagttacattgtgttgtttaagtgttccctttgttTTTttcagcaatatatatatatacacatatcaatcagtgtgtgtgtaaacacacacgcacacacacacgttagtgtAAACATGTTTTGTCTGATGCAGCTGTGTTGATCCTCTAGGAAGAATAAACCTGgttaagctttcatagtgtcGTAGAGTTTTATTTACTCTGAGAATTAAGAGCCTAACACTGTTACACAAAGACTGCgctatttgtattattattattattattattattcaaaaCGTTTTTTATTGTGGAAAACCAAGTGAAAAATAAAAGGAATAAAGATTCAactgcattaaaaaaaaacacaagaggCTCTTAAGAGTGTTAAGAGGAAATGTCTTGAGTGAATACTTGATTGAAATTGTCAATAAGCACGATCTGCCATTCATTAACCTCGTCCCCAGGGGACACTGCACAAAAGCATTGGGCCGAAGTATCTGGGTAACGAGACGAACGATTCACAGACGTCGCTGAATGTGTCCCTCGTGTTAATTTCATTGAAAGTCTTTGGCATGATTATATGTCAAAATGTGATATGAGAAAATCTGAAAAACTATAAATATACTctctaaaaacatttttaaaaaacattcaCCGTCTTCCCTGTCTATTCACAGAAGGCAATAGGGCTATGATAACCGATTTTGAATCTATAACTTGTCACACaacggcaaaaaaaaaaaaaagggtctATAGCTGTATAATAAATTAATCTGTGTCTAACAGTCCGGTGGTTACCTATTAGTGTTCTGGAGACCTATCTGATATGTGATTGGCTGCTGAAGTGATGACAGTATAGGACTgtctcaaaatggcaccctaattccctatATAGATCCCcacaatacccataaaacctagcggtcaaacagggaaatggttccaattgtatTTCCaccgtttatttttttgctcataGATTTTTAGGAAACACTtaaaaataagggctgtgtttcatgtagacttaccctggcgtgacgttttgatgaTGTAACGTCTCTCGGACTAGGTGACTTATCAATATTGTCGCCTGCATTTACCCATACTTCTAtactctgtagtgcactacatttggaccctggtcaaaagtagtgtacaatACAGGAAATATATTATTAGCTGAATAAAATACTAAATTATCAGAATAAAAGCTCATGTGGGAAAATATATCTTATCGGGTCCATTCTAGACCCGAGGTATAACATGAAGATGGTCATTTTGATTGATTGAACACACAGATTTGATTGTGTTGTGAAGAGAGTTCtatataaataaaacaatttgaaAGAGCGTAAGCATCTCAACGTTTTAAAAATCATCAGTTGTCCATCGACAAAAAAAGTCCATCAGGCACCAGGGTGATGCAgcatggcagccattttgtgcccCAAGGCCATATTTGGCCTGAGCGGTGGGTGTAGTGAATGATTGAAGAGCCAGCGGTGAGCCAAGTTTCCTCTCTCTTGCACCCTTTtaccctacataatgcactactgtTGGCCAGTGCCATATGGGCATAGGAtggggaatagggcaccatttgggagCCAACACTCACTCTCACAAAGAACTGCAGTAGAAGCAATTGGTGGTGCTGATAAGAAGAAGTTTGACGAATCATCTGACTCAATTTTTTTTGGGAGGCTCTCCTTGAGATGTGACTGACCAGGAGACGGGGAGTTGAGGATTCGAATGGTAGTAGACTTCATAGAGCGTCATTTGAAACGCATCCTTAGTGTCCCAGCGGCCGGTCGTCGTAGGTGCTGTACCTCTTGACGTGGGAGCGGCGCACGCGCTCCCTAAGGTCCACCCCCGAGTGGGCGGGGCCTTCCTCCTCCTCGCTGTGGGAACCACAGTGAGCGTGGCGACGGCGTGTGGCCTCCAATAAGGTGTCGTCAGGGACAGGAAGTGTCTCGTAGAGCAGAGCGTTCAGGGTCTCCTCGTAGATCCTGGCCTCCGGGAACTCTACCTGGGATAGACAGACGGACAGGGACAACATGAAGATTAGCTGCAGGGCAAAAAgtagcatgcgtgtgtgtgtgtgtgtgtgtaactctgaACCAACCTTGGTCTGTTTTTTCTCTGTGGCGTAGACTATGGATGTGCAGCAGACCTCTGCCAGTTTGCGTCCCTGTCCGTAGAACGACCAGCAGCAGATCTCGTCGCCGATCACGTCCTTGATGAAGAGAACACGGCCATTGTAGCTCAGAGACAGCTTGTCAAACAGCTCAATGTTCTTCAACAGGTTGTCGTCTGAATTACTGTGGAGGAATTACAACCCACGGGTCAACAGGTTGTCGTCTGAGTTACTGTGGAGGAATTACAACCCACGGGTCAACGGGTTGTCGTCTGAATTACTGTGGAGGAATTACAACCCACGGGTCAACAGGTTGTCGTCTGAATTACTGTGGAGGAATTACAACCCACGGATCAAGAAGTACAGTAGGTATTGAACACAGTGCATGATGAGTATTTTAGAGGCCCTCACTAAGCACTTACCAGCAGTCATTAACTATTATTGACTCTCCAAACAATAGAACAAGAATAGGGCTGCCATTTTGTAAGGCACTTGACTTGTAGTAGCAGTACCTTGTATAGGAGTACTTGTTGTTGCTTCGGTTGTACAGCAGCTTCACTACAGGCTTGGTGCAGGCCTGGATCAGTCTCACCTCCTCCTTGGCAGAGGTGATCACAGGGATTACACACAGAGACTGCTCTTTCTCGTCCTGTTACAGTACATaaagacaccacaggcagcccgTTACAGTacatagacaccacaggcagcccgTTACAGTacatagacaccacaggcagcccgTTACAGTacatagacaccacaggcagcctgTTACAGTacatagacaccacaggcagcccgTTACAGTacatagacaccacaggcagcccgTTACAGTacatagacaccacaggcagcccgTTACAGTACATAGACACTACAGGCAGCCTGTTACAGTACATAgaagacaccacaggcagcccgTTACAGTacatagacaccacaggcagcccgTTACAGTacatagacaccacaggcagcccgTTACAGTacatagacaccacaggcagcctgTTACAGTacatagacaccacaggcagcccgTTACAGTACATAgaagacaccacaggcagcccgTTACAGTACATAgaagacaccacaggcagcccgATACAGTACATAgaagacaccacaggcagcccgTTACAGTACATAgaagacaccacaggcagcccgTTACAGTACATAgaagacaccacaggcagcccgTTACAGTACATAgaagacaccacaggcagcccgTTACAGTacatagacaccacaggcagcctgTTACAGTACATaaagacaccacaggcagcctgTTACAGTACATAgaagacaccacaggcagcctgTTACAGTACATAGACGACACCACAGGCAGCCCGTTACAGTacatagacaccacaggcagcctgTTACAGTACATAgaagacaccacaggcagcctgTTACAGTACATATAAGACACCACATGCAGCCTGTTACAGTACATaaagacaccacaggcagcctgTTACAGTACATAGCGAGAAACAGGGCCAGAAGCAGTCTAATCAATGCCTGGTTCCATTCTCACTGGCTCTGTGCTGCTGAACAATACAAAAGGCTGTGTGTCAGGACATATACCATGGCTCGGGTCAATGCCATGTCAACAACTCGGTGAGGTCAAAAGGCGAGGTCAGGTCAAAGTTCCTTTATGGATTGAAGCATGCTCACAGAATTGGAATGGACCGGAACTTAACCCTCAACAGCTACATATGAGGTTAAGCGTTGTTGTAACTAGGGTTGGGCTGTATCCAGACTTCCATACGATCCCGGGATATATGACATTACCGGTAGTGCACACAAGGGGGCacactgttttttgtttttcaaaaatacaaaaaatagccTCTTATAGGATCTTAATCCAGGAGAGGATTGTGGGCTGCAAACTAACGTTAGCcaatttagctaacgttagctaaacccAGCTGGAGAGAATTCAGCACATCTTAGAAAGTTAACTTAATAGTTCTAAGATATATGGCTGGCAAACAGTAGAAGAGTAACTTTATCACCTCACAAAGCTCCCAAAGATTATTATAATTAAGATAaactgtcgtttccaatgggaacaaattagtcatagtgggcagaacaagcaaggagataggcagagccaagcacgagttAGCAAGATTGGCACATTCTAGCATACATTTGAATATTTCCGtaagggaacgcctactctgaggTGCGCATTAACTCAATTCGACCTTTGCACTTCGAAAacgcaatttaaaaaaaacttctgCAAAGactaaagtctacaaaactttgtCCACTGTGTAACAGATTTTATTTTTGGGAACAGAAAATTCCATTGAGAACAAATATTTAATGGATGAGAAAATTTGCAGAATGTTGGTCAAAATTCATCCACgctaactaaatgctaacaaGCTCATTGAACATTTTGTAAGATTTCTGACCTAAACTAATACAAGTATAccaatggaggctgctgaggggaggactgttcataataatggctggaacggagcgaacggAATGGATACCaatccactccagccattaccacaagcccatcctccACAATtaagccaccaacctcctgtgaagtACACAAATACCTCAAAAATGCTACTGACAGTTTGCTGCACCCCGAAAACGAATATCAGCCAGCAAGGCTCTTGGTCCAGGAAGGGATTATCCACTGATACCAAGCGAATGGTTGATTTGGAAGATGCTAACCCCCTTAAGAGAACTAGATACTTAATTAacaaaccaaatgcacaactgcagagcatttagcacattttagacagttaacttaGTTATAAGATGTCGAGCTGgtaaacatttagttgtgaattccacAGTGTTCATTTCATCACCCGGAGCATGCTGCATGACGGAGAGTGACTCACAAGGCCTCTCATCATTGTGTGTAGGTTTAATAATGTTCTTTATCgtctaactttttttttttttttacccctttttctccccaatttcgtggtgtccaattgttgtagtagctactatcttgtctcatcgctacaactcccgtacgggctcgggagagacgaaggttgaaagtcatgtgtcctccgatacacaacccaaccaagccgcactgcttcttaacacagcgcgcatccaacccggaagccagccgcaccaatgtgtcggcgcgaacccagagtctctgatggcacagctggcgctgcagtacagcgcccttaaccactgcgccacccgggaggctcgtCTAACGTTTTTAACAAGTTGACTGCAGCTATTTACTTAAGTAGTTAAAAAGATTCAAatatgaatataaatatatatttaaaaaaaaatatataaaaaataataattaagaaATAGTTTAAAATGGTATTAAAAAACCATTCTGTGGACTTTTCTAATTGCCCAAGATATGGTATACCATCCAAGCGTAGTTGAAAATTGTATTTACTAAACGAACACAAGTGTAGAGCATTTTACATCAATCGTTGTAAAAATGTAAAGCATCTCTGAGGTTGAGCAAAACTCTTATCATTTCAGTCTTAAAAATTTGCTCAAAGATTTATTAATGTAAGCCTCGGAGCAGTAAATTCCAATCTGAAAATGGGCTACACTTCCTTCGAAAAACTGTTTAGTGACATCCCCTATCTGTCACAAAACAAAGGGGACATGTCAgtgggggcgacgcacaattggcccagcgtcgtccgggttagggagggtttggccggtagggatatccttgtctcatcgcgcactagcgactcctgtggcgggccgggcgcagtgcgctctaaaccaaggtcgccaggtgcgcagtgtttcctccgacacattgttgcggctgtcttccgggttggaggcgcgctgtgttaagaagcagtgcggcttggttgggttgtgtttcggaggacgcatggctttcgaccttcgtctctcccgagcccgtacgggagatGTAGCGATGAGagaagatagtaactactaacaattggagaccacgaaattggggagaaaagggggtaaaatatatatatatttcaaaaaaGGGGGACATGACATAAATGAAAGCCAGAGGGGTTTTTAATTCAACATGGCATTGATACAAGACTCCTCAGCATATATGAGGTAGAGGTCAATGGAAGGCAGAccatggaggatagaggaaggacgCCGGATTGACGCgcattcaacaaatctgatcgAACCAAGTGGATATTTGTCAAAACCGTCATGATTTATGTATTGTAACAGGCCTACAATGTGGTAACTGAAGTCCTATTTTAATATTTTTGGCTGTTTTCACTGCACAAAATTTAGAAGTTGTACCGTTTCCAGGTTTAAAAGAAGCGACAGCTAAATGCTAACTCCGGTTGGTACAAGCTGGTAGCgtagctagcatacagaaatcgGGTGGTGGTAGTCAGTCATTTTTAACCGTAATGCCGTTGGTTGGTGACAATGACAAACATATtgttggggttgacatccatatGAGCATTATACTCCTGATTTTTTTCCTCAACAGCATGAAATACACATAGAAACAATAGCCCAAATGAAGGCTAATTTTGCTGGGAGGGGGAAATGAAGAGATTCGGGATCTTCCATGCGTTTCCATGgcatttccattgttttggtcaGGTTCGATTGACCTCATTACCGCATGTAATCGCTGTCACCAGTCACCATGGCGACAGCAGAATGCCCCCAGTAGAACCTTGGCTAATCCAAAtactcccaaaggtgttcgatggggttgaggtcagagctctgtgcaggccagtcaagttcttccacaccgatctcaaacaatccatttctgtatgggcctcactttgtgcacggggacattgtcatgctggaactggccttccccaaactgttgccacaaagttggaagcacagaatcatctagaatatcattgtatgctgtagcgttaagatttcccttcactagaactaagaggcctagcctgaaccatgaaaaacagctccacaccattattcctcctccaccaccaaactttacagtttgttCTAGGCAACTAAAGTTGGTTACAGTTGCTTGCCTAGGCAACTAAAGACCTGCTTACTTGCTTCAGCAAGGAACAAAAAAACGTTTAATCCCATTGTTAAGAGTCCACGTTACGGCCCGAAACAGACTCAACTAGACTCCCGTCTTCAGTCATCTGTTCATTCCACAAAacattagtatttttttttttttttaatggtcaTTTTATTTTCACGACAGTTATATGGTAATTGTGTTAGCCCTAACTGCCACTTATAGTAAACAAACAGTACCGTTGTCCTTCAGCCACTAACAGAGTAGACAAACTGGTTaaagcaattatcacaacacgAGGAAGCAACGAATGTCGCGTTCCAAGTCGACATGGAACAAAACGtcagcaaacaaacacacattacaGCACCGTATGTGGCCTTCATGCACAGATTTAGGATCGAGCAAAGCTGCAGGTTGGACGACACAGCCTGCACCccaagcaccctattccctatgtagtgccctaaTTTTGTTCATAGTCCTACGGGCTATTTGTGGCACACTCGGTGTCACTGACCTGCAGGCCTCCCTGGCACAGCTCCACCAGACCCTGGATCAGGTAATACTTGGCCTCTGCCAGCAGCTCCAGAACCCCCTGCCTGCCAGGGGGCAATGTGACCGCTTCCTCCCGCAGGTACGTCAGGATGGAGGCAAAGTGCTTCCCACAGCGATCTATCAGGATCCAGCCTGGACGGAAACATGCAAGGCAAGTGAAAGGAAAACAGTCAATTCCGGTCAGATTTTTAGATTAGCGTATTTCCGTGTATCTTTTTTGATGATGTGCCTGTCATAGGACCTGTACATTTAAAGGGTTTTTCTAATCATTgctgattttatttttttaattttacctttatttttactaggcaagtcagttaagaacaaattcttattttcaatgacagcctaggaacagtgggttaactaactgcctgttcaggggcagaacgacagattttcacctttgtcagctcggggattcgaacttgcaacctttcggttactagtccaacgctctaaccactaggctaccctgccgcctctacactctaaccactaggctaccctgcagcctctacactctaaccactaggctaccctgccgcctctacactctaaccactaggctaccctgccgcctctacactctaaccactaggctaccctgccgcctctacactctaaccactaggctaccctgccacctctacactctaaccactaggctaccctaccgtaTGATATGTGTTGCTTTAGCCACCCGTTCCATAGCCACCCGTTCCATTCTGAAGTCCTTATTAGACTAAGTAGATGACTAAGTCTATGTTTCTGATCCATAAGAATTACAGAGAACTCAGCTTTTGTTAATTGACAGTCTTTCTCACCTTCACGGTCAATGAAAACCTCCTTCTTGCCACTGAACATGGCCTTCAGCATGGAGTCCTGCCTAGTGAGCACCTGCAGCGTGGTGTAGAACAGGGTCCCCCCTACATTTAGACGCACATACTTGTTACCCAGGCCCAACGCTGCTCTGTAGCTGCACGTCTTGGACTTGGGACACGCCATCTGGGAGGCTGGGGAGGGGGGGAGAATAGGATGGAAATATCTCTTTGACATCACCATACAAGAATGTAAAAGATATCATACACATTGAAAAAATAAAACAGTCAGCCTAGCACACTGTATAGCCTACATAAAACACTGAGGATATTGGCACATTCATTCATAACAGACCACTGCTCTGATTGCCCACTGTTCCATGTATACCTTCATGGGAAGGTCTAATGGCTTGGGAGCCAGTAGTGATGGCCTGGGTCTGGAGGCATAGCCGGTGCAGGGGGAGCTGGCAGCTGTCCCCGGACATGTCCCTCTGAAGGTAGATGACCACCCTGCAGACGGAGGTCTTGATGTCCCCCGCCGTGGTGACAGCTACTGGGGGGGCCGCCACAGCCTCTCACTGGCCCTGCAGATCATACCTGGTGGAGGGGAGGCAATAGAAAACCACTGCTTTATTTATGCCTTGGCTTCTGCTGAGATGACAGACACTAACAAGGTGACAGTTGGGACAACGTCCTTCTGGAAGGACTGAAATCTGAAACCTTGAATTTATAATGTCATTGACTGAAATTAGACCGGAGTTGCTCTGGTCGCCAACGCGGTCATACGTAAACACCAATAGCCGAGAACGTTGTGAAAACAATGGCTGGAGGAAGCCACCCACCCAATCAGTATCTTCCACTCGATTTCCTTTTCCCCTAGCATGGAATGTGGCTGGGCCCACaatgctgcgtgtgtgtgtatgtccatctTCATACAATAAGCAAACTGTGTTATTTGGGAGAAAGTCCCCAAAAAGGTTGCGTACCAGGGGTTAGACAATGGGTCTCTGGGGAACTCAAACCCGCACGGCAAGTTGTGTTGTGATTTTAACCCCATTCCACATAGTATGGTTACTACTATAAATATACAATGACATGCATTTTCATTACGGTCAGTCCTAATAAGTTAGTCACATTAGAGATTATTATTGCACATTAGTGCAATAAGCATACAACGTCTGTACGTATGAGATGAAGCTAACTATAACTAGGAACATGCCATAAGGTTGAGTCACAAATTGTATTTCAACGAACCtaaagttagctagttagcaagcCAGCACAGCTAACTACTGGCTAACGTACTGTTGTTAGCCAGCTATAATGTgtctaataaaaaaatatatttaaaaaatctgtcTAAGCACAAATTCAAGATTATTGAGACGAACTTAAATGACCTAGTCCTTGAAAGATAGAGTAAAATGTGTTTCTTATGGACTTTCTCCTTTGCCACCCGGGTAAAAGCTAGCTGAAGAAGACAAGCTAAAATGAGCTCAATAGTATATTTTCATAGATACTCACCCACGCCGTCTTTCTCTTGGGGTAATTATTTTCGCTGAATAGTTCAGTACATTATAAGCTATGTAAGCTACGCAAACTACAATTGTAAATATTCACAAGGCAACGACGTTAAATAACTATCCCCAACTACAGAAAAGTTGACTACTACAAATAATGATTCTTATTCGATAaagcggttggcatccaataaatgttgaaTTACCGCCACCTAGtagactggagtacaactccTTTATAATTTGCttgaaaaaataaacatataccctaccatctaacactacactcacaaaaattatttaaaaaaataaaaataaaaccacCCTATTCCACTATTAAAATCTATGTAGTCCTCCCTCAGGCCAAcaacctgaaaggatgggacacagcaacttaacacaccctgtaactcttctgatgtcaagtctcaCACACCAAAATacatctctgcagctgccaccacaacctcgaTTTTCTGCAACTTACATTTCACCCCTGCAATACAGTAGATAACCACTTCTATAAATACTAAAAATCCAATCTCACGGAAGTATATATAACTTGTTgacccctccctctgtactgggacAGTactaccactcctctcaggatccctcccccttgacccatcttcctctacattcttcactgcctcaacatatgacaacttctgcactactctaaccctggaaacctcaaccatGCCTCTCTCGCACATGACGTGTCTGATCCCCAGCTCCATGGGCACCCATACAATTAACACATACAACTACgttccccaatgctacacattcctttgtctcatgctcttctgcacacttctcacagctaggaacctccctcctgcacacttctcacagctaggaacctccctcctgcacacttctcacagctaggaacctccctcctgcacacttctcacagctaggaacctccctcctgcacacttctgccacatgaccataagcttggcacctgtaacaacgtaatgtaTTCGGCACAAAAGCTCGTACAGGATAACTTAAATATCCCAACATCACTTTGCTGGGaaaagactcaacatcaaaacaaacaacaactctTGTGTTTCACCACTCACGCCACCCTGTCTACGTCACAACAAACAACAACTCTTGTGTTTCACCACTCACGCCACCCTGTCTACGTCACAACAAACAACAACTCTTGTGTTTCACCACTCACGCCACCCTGTCTACGTCACAACAAACAACAACTCTTGTGTTTCACCACTCACGCCACCCTGTCTACGTCACAACAAACAACAACTCTTGTGTTTCACCACTCACGCCACCCTGTCTACGTCACAACAAACAACTCTTGTGTTTCACCACTCACGCCACCCTGTCTACGTCGCAACAAACAACAACTCTTGTGTTTCACCACTCACGCCACCCTGTCTACGTCACAACAAACAACAACTCTTGTGTTTCACCACTCACGCCACCCTGTCTACGTCGCAACAAACAACAACTCTTGTGTTTCACCACTCACGCCACCCTGTCTACGTCACAACAAACAACAAGTCTTGTGTTTCACCACTCACGCCACCCTGTCTACGTCACAACAAACAACAAGTCTTGTGTTTCACCACTCACGCCACCCTGTCTACGTCACAACAAACAACAACTCTTGTGTTTCACCACTCACGCCACCCTGTCTACGTCACAACAAACAACATCTCTTGTGTTTCACCACTCACGCCACCCTGTCTACGTCACAACAAACAACAAGTCTTGTGTTTCACCACTCACGCCACCCTGTCTACGTCACAACAAACAACAAGTCTTGTGTTTCACCACTCACGCCACCCTGTCTACGTCACAACAAACAACAAGTCTTGTGTTTCACCACTCACGCCACCCTGTCTACGTCACAACAAACAACAAGTCTTGTGTTTCACCACTC
Encoded proteins:
- the LOC139382808 gene encoding BTB/POZ domain-containing adapter for CUL3-mediated RhoA degradation protein 2-like translates to MSGDSCQLPLHRLCLQTQAITTGSQAIRPSHEASQMACPKSKTCSYRAALGLGNKYVRLNVGGTLFYTTLQVLTRQDSMLKAMFSGKKEVFIDREGWILIDRCGKHFASILTYLREEAVTLPPGRQGVLELLAEAKYYLIQGLVELCQGGLQDEKEQSLCVIPVITSAKEEVRLIQACTKPVVKLLYNRSNNKYSYTSNSDDNLLKNIELFDKLSLSYNGRVLFIKDVIGDEICCWSFYGQGRKLAEVCCTSIVYATEKKQTKVEFPEARIYEETLNALLYETLPVPDDTLLEATRRRHAHCGSHSEEEEGPAHSGVDLRERVRRSHVKRYSTYDDRPLGH